One Denticeps clupeoides chromosome 12, fDenClu1.1, whole genome shotgun sequence genomic window carries:
- the LOC114800966 gene encoding immunoglobulin-like and fibronectin type III domain-containing protein 1 isoform X2: MKSKVAEPAEKGIKRRSKVPGVMITQYIEELPEGKTTPDFTRKPIALTIQEGKLAIFKAIVTGDPTPKVTWNRANGEINDPEKFQSKYDSVTNEHTLEMPKVTGDEADTYKCYATNEYGKAVCTVILNVIEVGFKKKKAMEASQAAPGTDPTELRKMLRKGRKKEEKKEGDIDENVWDILLSADKKDYESICTEYGITDFRGMLKKLQEMKREREEEQAEFIENLSNLKPIKVKSEDLAEFELDMELKDPTSQIFLYKDGVMIPYSKDVEMEMKHSLKQVGKKYVFQVKNLSPEDAGLYQLDVEGVNIFSTDFKVPPVEFLVKIQEVKAEEREDALFECVLSLPLNEIGWSLKNTPLESGEKYEIRASEDKLIHRLLVKDCMPVDAGIYTAIAGIKSCSAWLIVEADNDPASKGKKKGRKTTTAGGGGADLSKIATEQQEKLKKEMEEAVEAAKKCQAEREASEAAAREKAAREKAEKEAQKRAEREAAEKAAKEAAARAAKEAEAAAKAATDADAAEAAAKKAAEAAAALAKKRGASKKEIDAAQAAAKAAAEAAAQAKAEAEAKKAAEGAAAGAAAAAVAAAEAAAADAAAAQAAAAEAAAAAAAAGGDEDGAGGGRKGRKQQRAGQLDGDTAAGGNPHGNPHGNPHGNPHGNPHGNPHGNPHGNPHGNPHGNPEGDPHGNPEGNPHGNPGEGGGEGAEGGGEAGSPGRVRQGPLLEETVAEPGVHFSAGLEDCKVVIGEPAELVCKLSSAEAKGVWSRDGTEIQSSDGLTISQDGAYHKLKIHKVSEEFAGKYRFEADGRKTEAVIVVEDPPRFDPEELKVFATPTVIKCGHRAQFKIPYVGREPVKVQWYKEGEELVPDTSLRIEIEPGYTRLMFNSKLQRKDSGEIKVKFKNEFGTVEAFTQLVVLDKPTPPMGPLEVIEASSSAVEFKWRPPKDAGGAPISNYIMERQQVGRNTWKKIGQIPGDAHYKDTDVDHGKRYCYRIRAVTSEGTSDLMETEDIQAGTKAYPGPPSVPKVVSAFKDCINLSWSPPANTGGTNIIGYNLEKRKKGSNLWGPVNPVDDPIKAKTFGVKDVIEGLQYEFRVSAVNFSGAGEPSSPSEFITARDPKKPPGKIVDLKVTDSTYNTLCLSWGKPKEEKGVHDEAKAYFVEVRPAENTEWDRCNTNAIIMSTFTVKGLKSMAMYWVRVIAVNEGGEGEPRELDNYILAMPPPVRPRFTDNKIKSFMVVRAGNSTRFNINFEASPWPDVIWLKDGIPVSKRVTISNAPGASQILIPSAERSDTGVYSIIVKNIVGQDTFSVEIRVTDEPKPAGPVELDTNVPGTVTVSWTASPDEKRDDRLHYMVTKRDSNKRSWHTVADRIFNNRHTVCNILPGREYQFRVYSKNDMGLSEPSESQKWFIPEKKEKFKLQMPESKTCTLDRPPKFLVPLKMHAAPEGYECYMSCAVRGDPTPHVTWYRDNVSLNTNTNYYISNTCGVCSLLILRVGPKDTGEYKVVAESPLGQAECSTTLTVRE; encoded by the exons ATGAAGTCGAAAGTGGCTGAGCCTGCCGAGAAGG GCATCAAGAGGAGGTCTAAAGTCCCGGGAGTGATGATAACGCAGTACATCGAAGAGCTTCCAGAGGGCAAGACGACTCCTGACTTCACACGCAAGCCCATCGCGTTAACCATCCAGGAGG GCAAACTGGCCATCTTCAAAGCCATCGTGACGGGAGACCCGACGCCGAAAGTGACCTGGAACCGAGCCAACGGGGAGATAAACGACCCAGAGAAGTTTCAGAGCAAATATGACTCGGTGACAAACGAACACACTCTGGAG ATGCCGAAAGTGACCGGCGACGAGGCAGATACCTACAAATGCTACGCCACCAACGAGTACGGCAAGGCCGTCTGCACTGTCATCCTCAATGTTATTGAAG TTGGATTCAAGAAGAAGAAGGCGATGGAAGCTTCTCAGGCCG CTCCAGGAACAGATCCTACAGAGTTGAGGAAGATGCTACGCAAAGG ACggaagaaagaggagaagaaggaagggGACATTGATGAGAACGTCTGGGACATTTTGCTGAGTGCAGACAAGAAGGACTACGAGAGCATCTGCACTGAGTACGGAATCACGGACTTCCGTGGAATGCTGAAGAAGCTGCAGGAGATGAAGAGGGAAAGGGAGGAAGAGCAGGCGGAG TTCATCGAGAATCTTAGCAACCTGAAGCCAATTAAAGTCAAGTCTGAGGATCTGGCCGAGTTCGAGCTCGACATGGAACTCAAGGATCCCACCAGCCAGATCTTCCTCTATAAA GATGGAGTCATGATTCCCTACAGCAAAGATGTGGAAATGGAGATGAAGCATTCCCTGAAGCAGGTTGGGAAGAAGTACGTGTTTCAAGTGAAAAACCTGAGTCCCGAGGACGCTGGCCTTTACCAGCTTGACGTTGAGGGCGTGAACATTTTTTCCACAGATTTTAAAG TTCCTCCTGTCGAGTTTCTCGTCAAAATCCAAGAAGTGAAGGCAGAGGAGCGGGAGGACGCACTGTTCGAGTGTGTCTTAAGCCTGCCCCTGAACGAGATCGGCTGGAGCCTGAAGAACACCCCCCTCGAGTCGGGAGAGAAGTACGAAATCCGGGCGTCCGAGGACAAGCTCATCCACAGGCTGCTGGTCAAAGACTGCATGCCCGTGGACGCTGGCATTTACACGGCCATCGCGGGCATCAAGTCATGCAGCGCCTGGCTGATAGTTGAAG CTGACAACGACCCGGCATcaaaggggaagaaaaaaggCCGCAAGACCACAACAGCCGGGGGTGGCGGAGCGGACCTGTCCAAAATAGCCACAGAGCAGCaagagaagctgaagaaggagaTGGAAGAAGCCGTGGAAGCGGCCAAAAAGTGCCAGGCCGAACGCGAGGCCTCCGAGGCCGCCGCCAGGGAGAAGGCGGCCAGGGAGAAGGCCGAGAAAGAGGCGCAGAAGCGCGCCGAGAGAGAGGCGGCGGAGAAAGCGGCGAAGGAGGCAGCTGCCAGGGCGGCGAAGGAAGCCGAGGCCGCAGCCAAGGCGGCTACGGACGCCGACGCTGCCGAGGCGGCGGCCAAGAAGGCGGCCGAGGCCGCCGCGGCGCTGGCCAAAAAGCGTGGCGCGTCGAAGAAGGAGATCGACGCGGCGCAGGCCGCCGCCAAAGCGGCCGCGGAGGCCGCTGCCCAGGCGAAGGCAGAGGCGGAGGCCAAGAAAGCAGCTGAGGGCGCGGCCGCCGGAGCCGCGGCAGCCGCGGTGGCAGCGGccgaggcggcggcggccgaCGCGGCGGCAGCACAAGCGGCAGCGGCCGAGGCGgccgcagcggcggcggcggcgggaggaGACGAAGATGGCGCTGGCGGAGGGAGGAAAGGCAGGAAGCAGCAGAGAGCAGGGCAGCTGGACGGAGACACCGCGGCAG gTGGAAATCCACATGGCAATCCACATGGGAATCCCCATGGAAACCCGCACGGGAATCCCCATGGAAACCCGCACGGGAACCCGCATGGAAACCCGCACGGGAACCCTCATGGAAATCCAGAAGGGGATCCTCATGGGAATCCGGAAGGAAACCCACATGGGAATCCAGGGGAAGGTGGCGGTGAGGGGGCAGAGGGCGGCGGTGAGGCGGGCTCGCCGGGCCGCGTTCGCCAGGGCCCCCTGCTGGAGGAGACTGTTGCTG AACCCGGCGTTCACTTCTCGGCGGGGTTGGAAGATTGTAAGGTGGTCATCGGGGAACCGGCGGAGCTGGTGTGCAAGCTGAGCAGCGCGGAGGCCAAAGGCGTGTGGTCCAGAGACGGGACCGAG ATTCAGTCCTCGGACGGCTTGACCATTTCCCAAGATGGTGCGTACCACAAGCTGAAAATCCACAAAGTCTCTGAGGAGTTTGCCGGAAAATATCGGTTTGAAGCCGATGGCCGCAAAACTGAAGCCGTGATTGTTGTTGAAG ATCCCCCCCGGTTTGATCCGGAGGAACTGAAGGTGTTTGCCACGCCCACTGTGATCAAATGTGGCCACCGGGCCCAGTTCAAGATCCCGTACGTGGGCCGTGAGCCAGTCAAAGTCCAGTGGTacaaggaaggggaggagctgGTGCCCGACACCAGCCTGAGGATCGAAATCGAGCCGGGTTACACCCGCCTCATGTTCAACTCCAAGCTACAGCGCAAGGACTCTGGGGAGATCAAGGTCAAGTTCAAAAACGAGTTTGGAACAGTTGAGGCCTTCACACAGTTGGTGGTTCTTG ACAAGCCGACCCCTCCCATGGGACCCCTGGAGGTCATTGAAGCCTCGTCCAGTGCAGTTGAGTTCAAATGGAGACCTCCGAAGGACGCTGGTGGAGCGCCCATATCCAACTACATCATGGAGCGTCAGCAGGTGGGGCGCAACACCTGGAAAAAGATCGGGCAGATTCCAGGTGACGCCCACTACAAGGACACTGACGTGGACCATGGCAAGCGATACTGTTATCGCATAAGAGCCGTGACCTCCGAGGGCACCAGTGACTTGATGGAGACAGAGGACATCCAGGCTGGCACCAAAG CCTACCCGGGCCCTCCTTCGGTTCCGAAGGTGGTCAGCGCCTTTAAAGACTGCATCAATCTGTCCTGGAGTCCTCCTGCCAACACAGGAGGGACCAACATCATCGGCTACAACCTGGAGAAACGCAAGAAGGGCAGCAACCTCTGGGGTCCTGTAAACCCAGTTGACGACCCCATCAAAG CGAAGACGTTTGGCGTGAAAGACGTCATTGAAGGGTTGCAGTATGAATTCCGTGTCTCGGCTGTAAATTTCTCTGGAGCTGGAGAACCCAGCAGCCCTTCTGAGTTCATCACTGCCAGGGATCCCAAAA AACCCCCCGGCAAAATTGTTGACCTCAAGGTGACCGACTCCACCTACAATACTTTGTGCCTGTCTTGGGGTAAACCGAAGGAGGAGAAAGGAGTGCATGACGAGGCCAAGGCCTACTTTGTGGAGGTTAGGCCAGCAGAGAACACCGAGTGGGACCGCTGCAACACCAATGCGATCATCATGAGTACGTTCACAGTGAAGGGCCTGAAGTCCATGGCCATGTACTGGGTGAGGGTGATTGCCGTTAATGAGGGTGGCGAGGGCGAGCCCCGGGAGTTGGACAACTACATCCTCGCCATGCCTCCACCAG tgAGGCCCAGATTTACTGATAACAAAATAAAGAGCTTTATGGTGGTCAGAGCGGGCAATTCCACACGTTTCAACATCAACTTTGAG GCCTCTCCATGGCCAGACGTCATCTGGTTGAAGGACGGCATTCCCGTGTCCAAACGTGTCACCATCAGCAACGCTCCAGGAGCATCCCAGATCCTGATTCCTTCAGCAGAACGTTCTGACACTGGGGTCTACAGCATCATCGTTAAGAACATTGTAGGCCAGGACACCTTCAGCGTGGAGATTCGAGTCACAG ACGAACCAAAACCAGCGGGCCCAGTGGAGCTGGACACCAACGTGCCAGGAACCGTGACCGTCTCCTGGACAGCATCCCCGGACGAGAAACGTGACGACCGTCTGCACTACATGGTGACAAAGCGAGACTCCAACAAGCGGTCATGGCACACAGTGGCCGACCGCATCTTCAACAACCGGCACACGGTCTGCAACATCCTGCCCGGGCGCGAGTACCAGTTCAGGGTCTACTCCAAGAACGACATGGGGCTGTCCGAACCCTCCGAGTCACAGAAGTGGTTCATTCCAGAGAAGAAAG AGAAATTCAAGCTGCAGATGCCGGAATCCAAGACCTGCACCCTGGATCGGCCTCCGAAGTTCCTGGTCCCCCTGAAGATGCACGCGGCCCCCGAGGGATACGAGTGCTACATGAGCTGCGCCGTGAGGGGAGATCCCACCCCTCACGTCACATGGTACCGCGACAACGTCAGCCTCAACACCAACACCAACTACTACATCTCCAACACCTGCGGCGTCTgctccctcctcatcctcagagTGGGACCCAAGGACACCGGAGAATACAAAGTGGTGGCTGAGAGTCCGCTGGGTCAAGCCGAGTGCTCCACCACACTGACAGTCCGag aataa
- the LOC114800966 gene encoding immunoglobulin-like and fibronectin type III domain-containing protein 1 isoform X1, with protein MKSKVAEPAEKGAEGSPQKKGIKRRSKVPGVMITQYIEELPEGKTTPDFTRKPIALTIQEGKLAIFKAIVTGDPTPKVTWNRANGEINDPEKFQSKYDSVTNEHTLEMPKVTGDEADTYKCYATNEYGKAVCTVILNVIEVGFKKKKAMEASQAAPGTDPTELRKMLRKGRKKEEKKEGDIDENVWDILLSADKKDYESICTEYGITDFRGMLKKLQEMKREREEEQAEFIENLSNLKPIKVKSEDLAEFELDMELKDPTSQIFLYKDGVMIPYSKDVEMEMKHSLKQVGKKYVFQVKNLSPEDAGLYQLDVEGVNIFSTDFKVPPVEFLVKIQEVKAEEREDALFECVLSLPLNEIGWSLKNTPLESGEKYEIRASEDKLIHRLLVKDCMPVDAGIYTAIAGIKSCSAWLIVEADNDPASKGKKKGRKTTTAGGGGADLSKIATEQQEKLKKEMEEAVEAAKKCQAEREASEAAAREKAAREKAEKEAQKRAEREAAEKAAKEAAARAAKEAEAAAKAATDADAAEAAAKKAAEAAAALAKKRGASKKEIDAAQAAAKAAAEAAAQAKAEAEAKKAAEGAAAGAAAAAVAAAEAAAADAAAAQAAAAEAAAAAAAAGGDEDGAGGGRKGRKQQRAGQLDGDTAAGGNPHGNPHGNPHGNPHGNPHGNPHGNPHGNPHGNPHGNPEGDPHGNPEGNPHGNPGEGGGEGAEGGGEAGSPGRVRQGPLLEETVAEPGVHFSAGLEDCKVVIGEPAELVCKLSSAEAKGVWSRDGTEIQSSDGLTISQDGAYHKLKIHKVSEEFAGKYRFEADGRKTEAVIVVEDPPRFDPEELKVFATPTVIKCGHRAQFKIPYVGREPVKVQWYKEGEELVPDTSLRIEIEPGYTRLMFNSKLQRKDSGEIKVKFKNEFGTVEAFTQLVVLDKPTPPMGPLEVIEASSSAVEFKWRPPKDAGGAPISNYIMERQQVGRNTWKKIGQIPGDAHYKDTDVDHGKRYCYRIRAVTSEGTSDLMETEDIQAGTKAYPGPPSVPKVVSAFKDCINLSWSPPANTGGTNIIGYNLEKRKKGSNLWGPVNPVDDPIKAKTFGVKDVIEGLQYEFRVSAVNFSGAGEPSSPSEFITARDPKKPPGKIVDLKVTDSTYNTLCLSWGKPKEEKGVHDEAKAYFVEVRPAENTEWDRCNTNAIIMSTFTVKGLKSMAMYWVRVIAVNEGGEGEPRELDNYILAMPPPVRPRFTDNKIKSFMVVRAGNSTRFNINFEASPWPDVIWLKDGIPVSKRVTISNAPGASQILIPSAERSDTGVYSIIVKNIVGQDTFSVEIRVTDEPKPAGPVELDTNVPGTVTVSWTASPDEKRDDRLHYMVTKRDSNKRSWHTVADRIFNNRHTVCNILPGREYQFRVYSKNDMGLSEPSESQKWFIPEKKEKFKLQMPESKTCTLDRPPKFLVPLKMHAAPEGYECYMSCAVRGDPTPHVTWYRDNVSLNTNTNYYISNTCGVCSLLILRVGPKDTGEYKVVAESPLGQAECSTTLTVRE; from the exons ATGAAGTCGAAAGTGGCTGAGCCTGCCGAGAAGG GTGCTGAAGGATCCCCGCAAAAGAAAG GCATCAAGAGGAGGTCTAAAGTCCCGGGAGTGATGATAACGCAGTACATCGAAGAGCTTCCAGAGGGCAAGACGACTCCTGACTTCACACGCAAGCCCATCGCGTTAACCATCCAGGAGG GCAAACTGGCCATCTTCAAAGCCATCGTGACGGGAGACCCGACGCCGAAAGTGACCTGGAACCGAGCCAACGGGGAGATAAACGACCCAGAGAAGTTTCAGAGCAAATATGACTCGGTGACAAACGAACACACTCTGGAG ATGCCGAAAGTGACCGGCGACGAGGCAGATACCTACAAATGCTACGCCACCAACGAGTACGGCAAGGCCGTCTGCACTGTCATCCTCAATGTTATTGAAG TTGGATTCAAGAAGAAGAAGGCGATGGAAGCTTCTCAGGCCG CTCCAGGAACAGATCCTACAGAGTTGAGGAAGATGCTACGCAAAGG ACggaagaaagaggagaagaaggaagggGACATTGATGAGAACGTCTGGGACATTTTGCTGAGTGCAGACAAGAAGGACTACGAGAGCATCTGCACTGAGTACGGAATCACGGACTTCCGTGGAATGCTGAAGAAGCTGCAGGAGATGAAGAGGGAAAGGGAGGAAGAGCAGGCGGAG TTCATCGAGAATCTTAGCAACCTGAAGCCAATTAAAGTCAAGTCTGAGGATCTGGCCGAGTTCGAGCTCGACATGGAACTCAAGGATCCCACCAGCCAGATCTTCCTCTATAAA GATGGAGTCATGATTCCCTACAGCAAAGATGTGGAAATGGAGATGAAGCATTCCCTGAAGCAGGTTGGGAAGAAGTACGTGTTTCAAGTGAAAAACCTGAGTCCCGAGGACGCTGGCCTTTACCAGCTTGACGTTGAGGGCGTGAACATTTTTTCCACAGATTTTAAAG TTCCTCCTGTCGAGTTTCTCGTCAAAATCCAAGAAGTGAAGGCAGAGGAGCGGGAGGACGCACTGTTCGAGTGTGTCTTAAGCCTGCCCCTGAACGAGATCGGCTGGAGCCTGAAGAACACCCCCCTCGAGTCGGGAGAGAAGTACGAAATCCGGGCGTCCGAGGACAAGCTCATCCACAGGCTGCTGGTCAAAGACTGCATGCCCGTGGACGCTGGCATTTACACGGCCATCGCGGGCATCAAGTCATGCAGCGCCTGGCTGATAGTTGAAG CTGACAACGACCCGGCATcaaaggggaagaaaaaaggCCGCAAGACCACAACAGCCGGGGGTGGCGGAGCGGACCTGTCCAAAATAGCCACAGAGCAGCaagagaagctgaagaaggagaTGGAAGAAGCCGTGGAAGCGGCCAAAAAGTGCCAGGCCGAACGCGAGGCCTCCGAGGCCGCCGCCAGGGAGAAGGCGGCCAGGGAGAAGGCCGAGAAAGAGGCGCAGAAGCGCGCCGAGAGAGAGGCGGCGGAGAAAGCGGCGAAGGAGGCAGCTGCCAGGGCGGCGAAGGAAGCCGAGGCCGCAGCCAAGGCGGCTACGGACGCCGACGCTGCCGAGGCGGCGGCCAAGAAGGCGGCCGAGGCCGCCGCGGCGCTGGCCAAAAAGCGTGGCGCGTCGAAGAAGGAGATCGACGCGGCGCAGGCCGCCGCCAAAGCGGCCGCGGAGGCCGCTGCCCAGGCGAAGGCAGAGGCGGAGGCCAAGAAAGCAGCTGAGGGCGCGGCCGCCGGAGCCGCGGCAGCCGCGGTGGCAGCGGccgaggcggcggcggccgaCGCGGCGGCAGCACAAGCGGCAGCGGCCGAGGCGgccgcagcggcggcggcggcgggaggaGACGAAGATGGCGCTGGCGGAGGGAGGAAAGGCAGGAAGCAGCAGAGAGCAGGGCAGCTGGACGGAGACACCGCGGCAG gTGGAAATCCACATGGCAATCCACATGGGAATCCCCATGGAAACCCGCACGGGAATCCCCATGGAAACCCGCACGGGAACCCGCATGGAAACCCGCACGGGAACCCTCATGGAAATCCAGAAGGGGATCCTCATGGGAATCCGGAAGGAAACCCACATGGGAATCCAGGGGAAGGTGGCGGTGAGGGGGCAGAGGGCGGCGGTGAGGCGGGCTCGCCGGGCCGCGTTCGCCAGGGCCCCCTGCTGGAGGAGACTGTTGCTG AACCCGGCGTTCACTTCTCGGCGGGGTTGGAAGATTGTAAGGTGGTCATCGGGGAACCGGCGGAGCTGGTGTGCAAGCTGAGCAGCGCGGAGGCCAAAGGCGTGTGGTCCAGAGACGGGACCGAG ATTCAGTCCTCGGACGGCTTGACCATTTCCCAAGATGGTGCGTACCACAAGCTGAAAATCCACAAAGTCTCTGAGGAGTTTGCCGGAAAATATCGGTTTGAAGCCGATGGCCGCAAAACTGAAGCCGTGATTGTTGTTGAAG ATCCCCCCCGGTTTGATCCGGAGGAACTGAAGGTGTTTGCCACGCCCACTGTGATCAAATGTGGCCACCGGGCCCAGTTCAAGATCCCGTACGTGGGCCGTGAGCCAGTCAAAGTCCAGTGGTacaaggaaggggaggagctgGTGCCCGACACCAGCCTGAGGATCGAAATCGAGCCGGGTTACACCCGCCTCATGTTCAACTCCAAGCTACAGCGCAAGGACTCTGGGGAGATCAAGGTCAAGTTCAAAAACGAGTTTGGAACAGTTGAGGCCTTCACACAGTTGGTGGTTCTTG ACAAGCCGACCCCTCCCATGGGACCCCTGGAGGTCATTGAAGCCTCGTCCAGTGCAGTTGAGTTCAAATGGAGACCTCCGAAGGACGCTGGTGGAGCGCCCATATCCAACTACATCATGGAGCGTCAGCAGGTGGGGCGCAACACCTGGAAAAAGATCGGGCAGATTCCAGGTGACGCCCACTACAAGGACACTGACGTGGACCATGGCAAGCGATACTGTTATCGCATAAGAGCCGTGACCTCCGAGGGCACCAGTGACTTGATGGAGACAGAGGACATCCAGGCTGGCACCAAAG CCTACCCGGGCCCTCCTTCGGTTCCGAAGGTGGTCAGCGCCTTTAAAGACTGCATCAATCTGTCCTGGAGTCCTCCTGCCAACACAGGAGGGACCAACATCATCGGCTACAACCTGGAGAAACGCAAGAAGGGCAGCAACCTCTGGGGTCCTGTAAACCCAGTTGACGACCCCATCAAAG CGAAGACGTTTGGCGTGAAAGACGTCATTGAAGGGTTGCAGTATGAATTCCGTGTCTCGGCTGTAAATTTCTCTGGAGCTGGAGAACCCAGCAGCCCTTCTGAGTTCATCACTGCCAGGGATCCCAAAA AACCCCCCGGCAAAATTGTTGACCTCAAGGTGACCGACTCCACCTACAATACTTTGTGCCTGTCTTGGGGTAAACCGAAGGAGGAGAAAGGAGTGCATGACGAGGCCAAGGCCTACTTTGTGGAGGTTAGGCCAGCAGAGAACACCGAGTGGGACCGCTGCAACACCAATGCGATCATCATGAGTACGTTCACAGTGAAGGGCCTGAAGTCCATGGCCATGTACTGGGTGAGGGTGATTGCCGTTAATGAGGGTGGCGAGGGCGAGCCCCGGGAGTTGGACAACTACATCCTCGCCATGCCTCCACCAG tgAGGCCCAGATTTACTGATAACAAAATAAAGAGCTTTATGGTGGTCAGAGCGGGCAATTCCACACGTTTCAACATCAACTTTGAG GCCTCTCCATGGCCAGACGTCATCTGGTTGAAGGACGGCATTCCCGTGTCCAAACGTGTCACCATCAGCAACGCTCCAGGAGCATCCCAGATCCTGATTCCTTCAGCAGAACGTTCTGACACTGGGGTCTACAGCATCATCGTTAAGAACATTGTAGGCCAGGACACCTTCAGCGTGGAGATTCGAGTCACAG ACGAACCAAAACCAGCGGGCCCAGTGGAGCTGGACACCAACGTGCCAGGAACCGTGACCGTCTCCTGGACAGCATCCCCGGACGAGAAACGTGACGACCGTCTGCACTACATGGTGACAAAGCGAGACTCCAACAAGCGGTCATGGCACACAGTGGCCGACCGCATCTTCAACAACCGGCACACGGTCTGCAACATCCTGCCCGGGCGCGAGTACCAGTTCAGGGTCTACTCCAAGAACGACATGGGGCTGTCCGAACCCTCCGAGTCACAGAAGTGGTTCATTCCAGAGAAGAAAG AGAAATTCAAGCTGCAGATGCCGGAATCCAAGACCTGCACCCTGGATCGGCCTCCGAAGTTCCTGGTCCCCCTGAAGATGCACGCGGCCCCCGAGGGATACGAGTGCTACATGAGCTGCGCCGTGAGGGGAGATCCCACCCCTCACGTCACATGGTACCGCGACAACGTCAGCCTCAACACCAACACCAACTACTACATCTCCAACACCTGCGGCGTCTgctccctcctcatcctcagagTGGGACCCAAGGACACCGGAGAATACAAAGTGGTGGCTGAGAGTCCGCTGGGTCAAGCCGAGTGCTCCACCACACTGACAGTCCGag aataa